The Streptomyces sp. NBC_01197 genome window below encodes:
- a CDS encoding MFS transporter produces MVSLNLRAPISAVSALLTPIASDLGLSGLSRTGLTVLPTVCLALFAFAGPALVRRMGEERLVATGLVVLLVGNLIRTERSEAGLFLGTLLAVAAIGAINGTIPGLIKRRFSSRLAPVMTLYTIVLTLGAAGASALAPRLSGGGGTHWLASLAWITVPVAVVACVAWLPVLRQRAAAAGRPRIPAALWRDGLAWQVTAFFGFMGLSFYFVLGWLPTICHQRGMTLTEGGLVQAVTSLIQVAGSLSIPVLIRRLPDQRGIAVVVAVLNAGGLIALVLAPISAGAWVAAVLLGLSQGAGFALGLTFIGLRAQDADTAVGLSGMAQGVGYLIAILGPLVGGVLITASAGLTAALVLLLVVTAGELVAGLGAGRNRHVLEPATTRSGTTR; encoded by the coding sequence GTGGTTTCCCTGAATCTGCGGGCCCCGATCTCGGCGGTATCGGCGCTCCTGACCCCCATCGCGTCCGATCTGGGCCTCTCCGGTCTGAGCCGGACAGGCCTGACCGTGCTGCCCACGGTCTGTCTCGCGCTCTTCGCCTTCGCCGGCCCCGCGCTGGTCCGCCGGATGGGCGAGGAACGCCTGGTGGCGACCGGCCTGGTCGTGCTGCTCGTCGGCAACCTGATCCGTACGGAGCGGAGCGAGGCCGGGCTCTTCCTCGGCACCCTGCTGGCGGTCGCCGCGATCGGGGCGATCAACGGCACCATCCCCGGTCTGATCAAGCGGAGGTTCAGCAGCCGGCTCGCGCCGGTGATGACCCTTTACACGATCGTCCTGACGCTGGGCGCGGCCGGCGCCTCGGCGCTCGCCCCCCGGCTGAGCGGCGGCGGGGGGACACACTGGCTGGCCTCGCTCGCCTGGATCACCGTCCCGGTGGCGGTCGTCGCCTGCGTGGCCTGGCTGCCCGTCCTGCGGCAGCGCGCCGCCGCCGCAGGACGACCCCGGATCCCCGCCGCGCTGTGGCGGGACGGACTGGCCTGGCAGGTCACCGCCTTCTTCGGATTCATGGGCCTGTCCTTCTACTTCGTCCTGGGCTGGCTGCCGACGATCTGCCACCAGCGGGGCATGACGCTCACCGAGGGCGGCCTCGTGCAGGCGGTCACCTCCCTGATCCAGGTGGCAGGCTCCCTCTCGATTCCGGTACTGATCCGACGGCTGCCCGACCAGCGGGGCATCGCGGTCGTCGTCGCCGTACTCAACGCCGGCGGGCTGATCGCGCTGGTACTGGCGCCGATCTCCGCCGGCGCGTGGGTCGCCGCGGTGCTGCTCGGCCTGTCCCAGGGAGCCGGGTTCGCGCTGGGGCTGACCTTCATCGGGCTGCGCGCCCAGGACGCCGACACGGCCGTCGGCCTCTCGGGCATGGCCCAGGGTGTCGGCTACCTCATCGCCATCCTGGGGCCGCTGGTCGGCGGGGTGCTGATCACCGCATCCGCCGGCCTCACAGCAGCGCTCGTCCTGCTGCTGGTCGTCACGGCCGGCGAGCTGGTCGCCGGCCTGGGCGCCGGGCGCAACCGCCACGTCCTCGAACCGGCCACGACCCGGTCCGGCACCACACGATAG